A window of Aurantibacillus circumpalustris genomic DNA:
TTGCTTGAATATTACCTACAACTGTGTCATTCTTAGAGTTAACATAATAACCTTCGGCAAGAATTGGAGCCATTTTTGGAGCTTTTTTTGGTTGTGCCGCAATTGTTAAACCTGCACCTAATAAAATAACAGAAAGGAACTTTTTCATACGTATACTTTTTTAAAAATCTATTTTCAAATATATTTAATACTATCATAAATGCAAAATTTATGCCAGCATTTTGTGATTATTATGGGTAAAATCTGTTAAGTTAATTGGGCTACAAGTTAGATGTTACGCGTTAAACGAATAACACCTAACTTATAACGTTTAACTTTATTTGCGTTCAAGAACCTCATCAATCATTCCGTAATCTTTGGCTTCTTGCGCAATCATCCAATAATCACGATCGCTATCTGCCCAAACTTTCTCGTAGGTTTGTCCGCTATGAAATGCAATAATATCGTACAATTCTTTTTTCAGTTTCTGAATTTCGCGTGCAGTAATTTCAATATCACTAGCCTGACCTTCTGCGCCACCCAAGGGTTGGTGAATCATAATTCGAGCATGCTTTAATGCTGTACGTTTTCCTTTAGCGCCAGCGCATTGTAAAACTGCTCCCATACTAGCTGCCATTCCTGTGCAAATGGTTGCAACATCGGGCTTAATAATCTGCATAGTATCGTAAATCCCTAAACCTGCATAAACACTGCCGCCAGGAGAGTTTACATAAATCTGAATGTCCTTTTTAGCATCTACGCTCTCAAGAAATAAAAGCTGTGCTTGAACAATGTTTGCCACCTGATCATTAATACCCGTGCCTAAAAAAATGATTCTATCCATCATTAATCGCGAGAAAACGTCCATTTGCGCTACATTTAAAGAGCGTTCTTCAATAATATATGGTGTTAAAGACGATTGAATACGAGAAGTGTAACTATCGTAGGTTAAACTGTTGATGCCCGCATGTTTAGTGGCATATTTTCTAAATTCATTATTATCAAACATAATTTTTTGTTTTTAGTTATTTCAAATGTAATTGTTACAGCTTTTATATCAAATACAATGCAAAATAGTTATTAACGCTAATTTGTCATACTTTTTACTGTGAAATTCTGACTAAATATAACCCATTTATTACTACATTAACTTTTAATTGTTATTAAATAAATTGATAATGAAGCTATTAGGCAGTTTTTATACGCAAATTTGTATTCCAAACGCTATAACATAAATGGCCAAG
This region includes:
- the clpP gene encoding ATP-dependent Clp endopeptidase proteolytic subunit ClpP: MMFDNNEFRKYATKHAGINSLTYDSYTSRIQSSLTPYIIEERSLNVAQMDVFSRLMMDRIIFLGTGINDQVANIVQAQLLFLESVDAKKDIQIYVNSPGGSVYAGLGIYDTMQIIKPDVATICTGMAASMGAVLQCAGAKGKRTALKHARIMIHQPLGGAEGQASDIEITAREIQKLKKELYDIIAFHSGQTYEKVWADSDRDYWMIAQEAKDYGMIDEVLERK